A region of Fusarium keratoplasticum isolate Fu6.1 chromosome 6, whole genome shotgun sequence DNA encodes the following proteins:
- a CDS encoding SNF2-rel-dom domain-containing protein, with product MARLLGQDPESLDLMRHKEFAVQPSLREEMLRQEFIAYVQGGRGPLFLLHPQLFQTLANKIKYGAIFAQTAIRPLMKLLCIRRGMLTRLELPDKSVVSPGDSLPVSASRVVTFRYALSNARQVTSLCQRHFGDLLSQSGEHGSEHIGHNIFQDAASQVLNGSVLRVLSLLTTNIGFYLLTQSNIRNVKLLGDTEAVKILAEQKLAHFSQTDDTEVGLEDLVPVGEGLELTGLRGNLTSDELRMQTRVNQQARVVPSGDVAERNPVIKTTEMADFSSTSTISSQAVSFLSQLTSLGW from the coding sequence atggcacgGCTACTTGGGCAGGACCCCGAATCCCTCGATCTTATGCGACACAAGGAATTCGCCGTGCAACCTTCTCTCCGTGAGGAAATGCTTCGACAAGAATTCATTGCCTATGTGCAGGGTGGGCGTGGACCATTGTTTCTGCTCCATCCGCAACTATTCCAAACGCTtgccaacaagatcaagtacGGGGCCATTTTTGCTCAAACCGCTATCCGGCCACTCATGAAACTTCTATGCATTCGTCGCGGCATGCTCACAAGGTTAGAGCTGCCCGACAAGAGTGTTGTTTCACCCGGAGACTCGCTGCCTGTGTCCGCTTCACGAGTTGTGACGTTTCGCTATGCTCTATCCAACGCAAGACAAGTCACGAGTCTGTGCCAACGACACTTTGGAGATCTCCTTTCCCAGTCCGGAGAACACGGTTCCGAACACATTGGCCACAACATCTTCCAAGACGCCGCTTCGCAAGTACTGAATGGTTCAGTGCTGAGGGTTCTTTCGCTTCTCACCACAAACATTGGCTTCTATCTGTTGACGCAATCCAACATACGAAACGTCAAACTCCTTGGTGACACAGAAGCAGTGAAGATCCTGGCGGAGCAGAAGCTAGCGCACTTCAGCCAGACGGACGACACTGAAGTTGGCTTGGAGGACCTTGTGCCTGTCGGCGAGGGCTTGGAATTGACGGGGTTACGAGGGAATCTGACCTCTGACGAACTGAGGATGCAGACAAGGGTGAACCAGCAAGCCAGGGTTGTACCTAGCGGGGACGTTGCGGAACGCAATCCCGTCATAAAAACGACAGAAATGGCGGACTTCAGTAGTACTTCTACCATAAGCAGCCAAGCAGTGTCGTTTCTTTCCCAACTGACCTCCCTGGGATGGTGA
- a CDS encoding MFS domain-containing protein, which yields MSIHTLSRANSRSSIWRSWSPRFDVLTNYEKSRHNYPWLMDEGEGHDPPDITPLRRPRPMPSLLEVPDAAHQAGQQQYGPVRDLEEQSDPETLLETPVEDSNLVTWDGNKDPANPHNWTKHKKWLSTILVSCFTFISPVSSTMLAPALPDLADEFDIESDFETYLIMSIFLLAYAIGPFLLAPLSEMYGRVVVLQSANMIYLIFNTVCGFSQTKNQILVFRFLSGLGGSAPQALGGGVLSDCWRAEERGTATAIYSLAPFLGPAVGPIAGGYLTQYMNWRWVFWVVSMADALVQVLAFLFLNETYPPKILKKKADKLRKETGNMALHTEFENPDRTFLQSLRKNLMRPFIMLFTQPAIQITALYRAYLYGLMYLVLASFPMVWEEQYDQEPGRASLNYLSLGVGFVIGLQISGPLIDKVYATLKNHYNHPGRPEFRVPLMFPTALVTPAGLVLYGVSAHLQLHWIIPNIGAAIFAAGLIQSFQCAQTYIVDSYERYAASATGAAAFVRTMAGFSFPLFAPAMYEKLGIAWGNGLLAGTAMFLCLLVPCVLWRWGEWIRKKSPYCAG from the exons ATGAGCATCCATACCCTATCCAGAGCCAACTCCCGGTCTTCCATCTGGAGGTCCTGGAGTCCTAGGTTCGACGTCCTCACCAACTATGAGAAATCACGCCACAACTACCCGTGGCTGAtggacgagggagagggacATGATCCACCCGACATTACTCCTCTACGTCGTCCACGGCCAATGCCGTCTCTTCTCGAAGTTCCGGATGCCGCTCATCAAGCTGGTCAACAACAGTACGGTCCGGTGCGCGATTTAGAGGAGCAGTCGGATCCGGAAACTCTTCTAGAAACACCAGTAGAAGACTCCAACTTA GTGACTTGGGATGGCAACAAGGATCCTGCCAACCCTCACAACTGGACCAAGCACAAAAAGTGGCTTTCAACTATACTTGTTTCCTGCTTCACCTTCATCTCCCCCGTCTCGTCCACCATGCTCGCCCCGGCTTTGCCCGACTTGGCAGATGAGTTTGACATTGAGTCGGACTTTGAGACTTATCTCATCAtgtccatcttcctcctcgcctacGCCATTGGTCCTTTTCTGTTGGCACCCTTGTCCGAGATGTACGGGAGGGTTGTTGTTCTCCAGTCTGCCAATATGATCTatctcatcttcaacactGTGTGTGGCTTCTCCCAGACCAAGAACCAGATCCTTGTGTTTCGGTTCTTGAGTGGTCTCGGTGGGAGTGCTCCACAAGCT CTTGGAGGAGGTGTCCTCAGTGATTGTTGGAGAGCCGAAGAACGAGGAACTGCAACAGCCATCTACAGTCTTGCTCCATTCCTTGGACCTGCTGTGGGACCCATAG CCGGAGGTTACCTGACCCAGTATATGAACTGGCGTTGGGTCTTCTGGGTAGTTTCCATGGCCGACGCCCTCGTCCAAGTCCtcgccttcctcttcctGAACGAGACGTATCCTCCCAAGATTCTCAAGAAAAAGGCCGACAAGCTCCGCAAGGAGACTGGCAACATGGCCTTGCACACCGAGTTTGAGAATCCCGATCGAACATTCTTGCAGTCACTACGGAAGAATTTGATGAGACCGTTCATCATGTTGTTTACGCAGCCGGCTATTCAGATCACGGCGTTATATAGAGCTTATCTCTATGGCCTCATGTACTTGGT ACTTGCTTCGTTCCCCATGGTGTGGGAAGAGCAATACGACCAAGAGCCCGGCCGAGCAAGTTTAAACTACCTATCCCTGGGCGTTGGGTTTGTGATAGGTCTTCAGATCTCTGGACCTCTGATCGACAAG GTCTACGCTACCCTCAAGAATCACTACAACCACCCCGGCCGACCTGAATTTCGCGTACCCCTAATGTTTCCCACGGCGCTTGTAACACCAGCTGGTCTGGTCTTATACGGTGTCTCGgcccatctccaacttcaTTGGATTATACCCAACATCGGTGCAGCCATCTTCGCAGCAGGCTTAATTCAGTCCTTCCAATGCGCTCAAACATACATTGTCGACTCCTACGAACGATACGCCGCCAGTGCCACTGGGGCAGCAGCATTCGTGAGAACCATGGCTGGCTTCAGCTTTCCCCTCTTTGCCCCTGCCATGTacgagaagctgggcattGCTTGGGGAAACGGTCTGCTTGCTGGTACGGCCATGTTTCTCTGCTTGCTTGTCCCTTGTGTACTCTGGCGATGGGGTGAATGGATTAGGAAGAAGAGCCCTTACTGTGCTGGTTAA
- a CDS encoding HET domain-containing protein, protein MAHMVSPKAKRLKTTLAMSKFCTFCTRAGMHEIGYVESSLGSIQPDDEGSDEHPDAERSLDLDMEDGNEDYITESDAEEITEEEESDQGGENRLSARRQPQTLSDIKESMDTCLLCEKIWSAFEKWATEKYGSLDRIDLSTSGVTIWPTELSEKWRLYEEDTSDETYTGGTLSILRVRIRVQDPDDSEEWLEPEVKFQKCNESILRVADIFDTNNRHVDVDDPLSWPDTEPYIGRRRPLVADLRLFRKWKGFCDATHDGNCQPGRIPLGSRSLRFIRLIDVKTYSIVEVEDIKKVSWVAISYVWGKKRFRTLTEATLEELKKEGALKASWIPETIADAIDVTRGVGEKYLWTDSLCIIQDSVTDKMHFVPRMDIIYGRATLTIVNAAGDNAFSGLPGVRAGTRVQQEEPFSIEGDQDNEDEPTWLVQTHEPIRTSRELVGDSCWFTRGWTYQEAMLSQRWLIFTPEQVYWECRQATWREDACWELPQWREKKQTVIYDPAFDSHLLQDLWNPSSAKSFDMTYQTLVGNYLKRDLTNENDGLDAIGGVLRAVTEVTGFEFLWGLPKEFFAVTIAWPCCLQRPHQRTGRCRIEVGGGDESGGVKTVQACFPSWSWVGWVGEIWTEPSDFVGPTAGLEFYHIVSSGTGEDSLVLQHIPHKGKPSQAAYEPSRWKNPVWRGDTGAEVSLKDIPAALLVPETQFSLLTLWTSIAELSFEKDTRVPEDSDWEDIYGLWVDEDTQMDVIWDQYPEFIKDWKGTKAEDRLRRRVECIVIGRDSLDRGREQGRLSVLLVKKHSSGGRSRIGHVWFWEHEWDQLTNRRWEMVWLV, encoded by the exons ATGGCTCACATGGTAtctcccaaggccaagagacTCAAGACCACACTTGCGATGTCGAAATTTTGCACGTTCTGTACCCGTGCCGGGATGCATGAGATTGGATACGTGGAGTCGTCCCTTGGCTCTATCCAACCCGATGATGAAGG CTCTGATGAGCATCCGGATGCAGAGAGATCCCTCGACTTGGATATGGAAGATGGAAACGAAGATTACATAACGGAAAGCGATGCTGAAGAAATCacggaagaagaagaaagtgACCAAGGCGGGGAAAATCGCTTGTCAGCGAGAAGGCAGCCACAAACGTTGTCTGACATCAAAGAATCCATGGATACTTGCCTTCTCTGTGAAAAGATTTGGTCGGCTTTTGAGAAATGGGCCACAGAGAAGTACGGTTCTCTCGACCGCATAGACCTATCGACATCGGGTGTCACCATTTGGCCGACGGAGCTTTCGGAGAAATGGAGACTTTATGAAGAAGACACATCTGATGAAACATATACGGGAGGAACTCTGTCGATTCTTCGGGTAAGGATTCGAGTGCAAGATCCTGATGACTCAGAGGAATGGCTTGAGCCTGAGGTCAAGTTTCAAAAGTGCAACGAGAGCATTTTGAGGGTGGCCGACATTTTTGACACCAATAACCGCCACGTTGACGTTGATGACCCGCTATCGTGGCCGGATACAGAACCGTACATTGGGAGGAGACGGCCTCTTGTGGCGGACTTGCGTCTGTTTCGAAAGTGGAAGGGTTTCTGCGATGCGACTCACGATGGAAATTGTCAGCCTGGACGAATTCCACTCGGATCAAGATCTCTGCGGTTTATCCGACTCATCGACGTCAAGACATACTCTATAGTCGAGGTGGAAGACATCAAGAAAGTCTCATGGGTAGCGATAAGTTACGTCTGGGGCAAAAAGCGATTTCGCACGCTGACAGAGGCTACGCTTGAGGAGCTTAAAAAGGAGGGCGCTTTGAAGGCATCGTGGATCCCGGAGACCATTGCAGATGCGATCGATGTTACGAGAGGTGTCGGAGAGAAGTATCTTTGGACTGATAGCCTGTGCATCATCCAAGATTCGGTTACTGACAAGATGCACTTTGTGCCGCGCATGGACATCATCTACGGACGTGCAACTCTTACTATTGTCAATGCAGCAGGAGACAATGCATTCAGTGGTTTACCGGGTGTCCGAGCCGGAACGCGGGTTCAACAAGAGGAGCCATTCTCGATCGAAGGCGACCAAGACAATGAAGACGAGCCCACATGGCTTGTTCAAACGCATGAACCGATACGAACAAGCCGCGAACTCGTCGGAGACTCTTGTTGGTTCACGCGCGGATGGACCTATCAAGAGGCTATGCTCTCACAGCGTTGGCTTATCTTCACTCCCGAACAAGTGTATTGGGAATGTAGACAAGCAACTTGGCGAGAAGATGCATGTTGGGAACTTCCTCAATGGCGTGAGAAGAAACAAACTGTCATTTACGATCCGGCATTTGATAGCCATCTCTTACAGGATCTTTGGAATCCGTCCTCAGCAAAGAGTTTCGACATGACCTACCAAACACTTGTGGGTAACTACTTGAAGCGGGATCTTACCAACGAGAATGACGGTCTCGACGCGATAGGAGGCGTCTTGAGGGCTGTGACAGAGGTAACTGGGTTCGAGTTCCTCTGGGGCTTGCCTAAAGAGTTTTTTGCTGTCACGATTGCCTGGCCGTGCTGTCTACAACGGCCGCATCAGCGGACGGGACGATGTCGTATCGAGGTCGGAGGCGGCGATGAGAGTGGAGGAGTCAAGACAGTCCAGGCATGTTTCCCTAGCTGGTCGTGGGTTGGCTGGGTAGGGGAGATCTGGACCGAGCCTAGCGATTTCGTGGGTCCCACTGCAGGCTTGGAGTTCTATCACATTGTGAGCAGCGGCACGGGGGAAGACAGTCTTGTTCTGCAGCACATTCCCCACAAAGGAAAACCTTCGCAAGCTGCATACGAGCCGTCGCGATGGAAGAACCCCGTTTGGAGAGGAGATACAGGCGCTGAGGTCAGTCTGAAGGACATACCTGCCGCGCTGTTGGTACCTGAGACACAGTTCTCGCTGTTAACTCTGTGGACTAGCATCGCGGAACTCTCGTTTGAGAAAGACACGAGAGTGCCCGAGGATAGCGACTGGGAGGACATCTATGGCTTGTGGGTAGATGAAGATACACAAATGGACGTCATCTGGGACCAGTATCCGGAGTTCATCAAGGACTGGAAGGGAACGAAGGCAGAAGATCGCTTGAGGAGGCGGGTCGAATGCATCGTCATTGGACGAGATAGCTTAGATAGAGGCCGAGAGCAGGGCCGACTTAGCGTGCTATTGGTTAAGAAACACTCAAGCGGTGGAAGATCGAGGATCGGTCATGTATGGTTCTGGGAGCACGAATGGGATCAGCTGACAAACAGGAGATGGGAGATGGTGTGGCTTGTATGA